Proteins encoded in a region of the Vicinamibacterales bacterium genome:
- a CDS encoding heme exporter protein CcmB, protein MRAFLRVAALVVRKDLTVEVRSLEVVSTTLFFAITVILIFAFGFVKEGAPDEGVAAAILWITVAFAGTLALGRTFERERQADTLRALLLAPADRPALYAGKLAGMLLLMALVELLLVPLVGLLFQAPILAAPLHLAGLLAAGTLGFAAIGTLFAAMLVRARSRDVLLPVLLYPMTVPVMIAGVRGSAALFLAEPDMDLARFWLALLVFFDAVFVTLALWTFEPLMTD, encoded by the coding sequence ATGAGGGCCTTCCTCCGCGTCGCCGCGCTCGTCGTCCGCAAGGACCTCACGGTCGAGGTGCGGAGCCTGGAGGTGGTATCGACCACGCTCTTCTTCGCCATCACCGTCATCCTGATCTTCGCGTTCGGGTTCGTGAAGGAGGGCGCGCCGGACGAAGGCGTCGCCGCCGCCATTCTCTGGATCACCGTGGCGTTCGCCGGTACGCTCGCCCTTGGTCGGACGTTCGAACGCGAGCGTCAGGCCGATACGCTGCGGGCGCTGCTCCTGGCGCCGGCCGACCGTCCGGCGCTCTACGCGGGCAAGCTCGCCGGCATGCTCCTGCTCATGGCGCTGGTCGAACTGCTCCTGGTGCCGCTCGTCGGGCTGCTGTTCCAGGCGCCCATCCTGGCAGCGCCCCTCCATCTCGCCGGCCTCCTGGCGGCCGGCACCCTCGGCTTCGCCGCGATCGGCACGCTGTTCGCGGCCATGCTGGTCCGGGCCCGCAGCCGCGACGTCCTGCTGCCGGTGCTGTTGTATCCGATGACGGTTCCGGTCATGATTGCCGGTGTCCGGGGGTCGGCGGCGCTCTTCCTGGCGGAACCGGACATGGATCTGGCGCGGTTCTGGCTCGCGCTCCTCGTCTTCTTCGACGCGGTCTTCGTGACGCTGGCGCTCTGGACCTTCGAGCCCCTGATGACCGACTGA
- the ccsA gene encoding cytochrome c biogenesis protein CcsA codes for MTTAVKVQLAVAAAMFAVAPWVIDAAPYEATMGLVYKIYFFHMPAAWMFLLAAIVCGVASGRFLFTKRQSSDATAVAAAELAVVFGLLALVTGPLWARKAWGVWWVWDARLTSSLMTFLIFVAYLLLRQFGGPGSDRLSAGLALFGMANVPFIYVSVNYWRTLHPKTSVVPTLPVEMGRPLWFCVTAFLLLFLALLSLRARLERQRARIDALYLEFDEA; via the coding sequence GTGACGACGGCAGTCAAGGTGCAGCTGGCGGTGGCCGCGGCGATGTTCGCCGTGGCGCCCTGGGTGATCGACGCCGCGCCCTACGAGGCCACGATGGGCCTCGTCTACAAGATCTACTTCTTCCACATGCCGGCGGCCTGGATGTTCCTGCTGGCGGCCATCGTCTGCGGCGTGGCCAGCGGTCGCTTCCTCTTCACCAAGCGGCAGTCCTCCGACGCCACGGCCGTGGCGGCGGCGGAACTGGCGGTCGTGTTCGGGCTCCTCGCGCTCGTGACCGGCCCGCTGTGGGCGCGGAAGGCCTGGGGCGTGTGGTGGGTGTGGGACGCGCGCCTCACGTCGAGCCTGATGACGTTCCTCATCTTCGTCGCCTACCTCCTGCTGCGGCAGTTCGGCGGGCCCGGGTCGGACCGGCTGTCGGCGGGGCTGGCCCTGTTCGGGATGGCCAACGTCCCCTTCATCTACGTGTCGGTCAACTACTGGCGGACGCTCCATCCGAAGACGTCGGTCGTGCCGACGCTGCCCGTGGAGATGGGCCGGCCGCTGTGGTTCTGCGTCACGGCGTTCCTGCTCCTGTTCCTGGCCCTCCTGTCCCTGCGCGCCCGGCTGGAACGGCAACGCGCGCGGATCGACGCCCTGTATCTGGAGTTCGACGAGGCATGA
- a CDS encoding CcmD family protein: MVFLRVLMVAGVLLLPAAAGAQPQPSPDEFVPISQIPPEETIPAINLVAAAYGFVWVALVGYVWSLGRRLGKAEDDLARLERKER, from the coding sequence ATGGTCTTCCTTCGCGTCCTGATGGTCGCCGGGGTGCTGCTGCTGCCGGCAGCGGCCGGCGCCCAGCCCCAGCCATCGCCCGACGAGTTCGTGCCGATCTCCCAGATCCCGCCCGAGGAGACCATTCCCGCGATCAACCTCGTGGCCGCCGCCTACGGCTTCGTGTGGGTGGCCCTCGTCGGGTACGTCTGGTCCCTGGGCCGGCGGCTCGGCAAGGCCGAGGACGACCTGGCCCGCCTGGAACGCAAGGAACGCTGA
- a CDS encoding metallophosphoesterase family protein — MRYLVLSDIHANLEALEEVLDLARSIPHDRVLVLGDLVGYGADPNAVVDRIRDLSPFAVIRGNHDKVGAGLEPSDAFNTVARAAIRWTYEALSDDNRDWLAELPSGPVTVDELLEICHGTPFDEDMYVFDDTDVLRSMQAASRRLCLFGHTHVQVGYRLADQSLTLETADQRRPLTVPIGPGHYLINPGSVGQPRDGDPRAGFAVYDADAPAVEIYRTPYRVEGAQAKIRAAGLPEALAQRLAIGR; from the coding sequence ATGCGGTACCTGGTCCTGAGCGACATCCACGCGAACCTCGAGGCGCTCGAGGAGGTGCTCGATCTGGCCCGGAGCATCCCGCATGATCGCGTGCTCGTGCTGGGCGACCTCGTGGGCTACGGGGCCGACCCGAACGCTGTCGTGGACCGCATCCGCGACCTCTCGCCCTTCGCCGTCATCCGCGGCAACCACGACAAGGTCGGCGCCGGGCTGGAGCCGTCGGACGCCTTCAACACGGTGGCCCGCGCCGCCATCCGCTGGACCTACGAGGCCCTGAGCGACGACAACCGCGACTGGCTGGCCGAACTGCCCTCGGGTCCGGTGACGGTCGACGAGCTCCTGGAAATCTGCCACGGCACGCCGTTCGACGAGGACATGTACGTGTTCGACGACACCGACGTGCTCCGGTCGATGCAGGCGGCCAGCCGGCGGCTGTGCCTCTTCGGCCACACGCACGTCCAGGTCGGCTACCGGCTCGCGGATCAGTCGCTCACCCTCGAAACCGCCGATCAGCGGCGTCCGCTCACGGTGCCGATTGGCCCCGGACACTACCTGATCAACCCGGGTTCGGTGGGCCAGCCGCGGGACGGCGATCCGCGGGCGGGATTCGCGGTGTACGACGCGGACGCGCCGGCCGTCGAGATCTATCGCACGCCCTATCGCGTCGAGGGCGCGCAGGCCAAGATCCGGGCCGCCGGGCTGCCCGAGGCGCTGGCCCAGCGCCTGGCCATCGGCCGATAG
- a CDS encoding shikimate kinase — MKADKVYLVGFMGAGKTSVGRALARRLDWRFEDIDERIERAEARDIPTIFRQSGEAYFRTLERQALVDLLPARGVVVATGGGTAVDPANRALMARDGAVAWLDAPFATVAARVPADGRRPLAANRAEMERLYNDRRGAYAQAHARFDVSRSSVDEIVDHVADWLEH, encoded by the coding sequence ATGAAAGCCGACAAGGTGTACCTCGTCGGGTTCATGGGCGCCGGCAAGACCTCGGTCGGCCGTGCCCTGGCTCGCCGCCTCGACTGGCGCTTCGAGGACATCGACGAGCGAATCGAGCGCGCCGAGGCCCGCGACATCCCGACGATTTTCCGGCAGTCCGGCGAGGCCTACTTCCGGACGCTCGAGCGCCAGGCGCTGGTCGATCTGCTGCCCGCCCGGGGCGTGGTGGTCGCCACGGGCGGGGGCACGGCGGTGGATCCCGCCAACCGGGCGCTCATGGCCCGCGACGGCGCGGTCGCCTGGCTCGATGCGCCGTTCGCCACCGTCGCCGCGCGCGTCCCGGCCGACGGCCGACGGCCGCTCGCCGCGAACCGGGCCGAGATGGAACGGCTTTATAATGACCGCCGCGGGGCCTACGCGCAGGCGCACGCCCGTTTCGACGTGTCGCGATCGAGCGTCGACGAGATCGTCGATCACGTCGCCGACTGGCTGGAACACTGA
- the aroA gene encoding 3-phosphoshikimate 1-carboxyvinyltransferase translates to MSVSRATVMRPARSVRGRLQVPPDKSISHRYALLAAMATGTTAIDRYSTGADCQSTLDCLEALGVGVTRRPSPAGWQHVEIQGRPGGFAAPAAPLDCGNSGTAMRLLAGVLAGQPFTSVLVGDPSLSSRPMRRVMEPLAAMGAHIESAPLGRPPLTVTGGALHAIEHAPAVPSAQVKSAVLLAGLRAEGTTVVREPAPTRDHTERALAAFGVAVVRTALGGVGVRGGAQLTGGLSLVVPGDPSSTAFLAVAAAGLDGSAIEIEDVGLNPTRTALFDVLRRAGADVTTAVTGERHGEPVGSVRITTGRRLDLVVRPDEVPLLIDELPALAALATFGGSIAVSGAAELRVKESDRISALVTGLRAMGADADEFPDGFVVRGSRQLTGGIVDAVHDHRLAMTFAVAALGATHPTEIHGAESAAVSFPGFFELLDGLRA, encoded by the coding sequence ATGTCCGTGTCCCGCGCCACCGTGATGCGACCGGCGCGGTCTGTGCGCGGCCGCCTGCAGGTCCCGCCCGACAAGTCCATTTCCCACCGCTACGCGCTGCTGGCCGCGATGGCGACCGGCACCACCGCGATCGATCGCTACTCGACCGGCGCCGACTGCCAGTCCACGCTCGACTGCCTCGAGGCCCTGGGCGTCGGCGTGACCAGGCGCCCATCGCCGGCCGGCTGGCAGCACGTCGAGATCCAGGGCCGCCCCGGCGGCTTCGCCGCGCCGGCCGCGCCCCTCGACTGCGGCAACTCCGGCACCGCCATGCGCCTGCTCGCGGGCGTGCTCGCCGGACAGCCCTTCACGAGCGTCCTCGTGGGCGACCCGTCGCTGTCGTCGCGGCCCATGCGCCGGGTCATGGAGCCCCTGGCCGCCATGGGCGCGCACATCGAGTCGGCGCCACTCGGCCGCCCGCCGCTGACGGTGACCGGCGGCGCCCTTCACGCCATCGAGCACGCGCCGGCGGTGCCGAGCGCCCAGGTGAAGAGCGCCGTGCTCCTGGCCGGACTGCGCGCGGAGGGCACGACCGTCGTCCGCGAACCGGCCCCGACGCGCGACCACACCGAACGCGCCCTCGCGGCCTTCGGCGTCGCGGTGGTCCGGACGGCTTTGGGCGGCGTGGGCGTGCGCGGAGGTGCGCAGCTCACGGGCGGCCTGTCGCTCGTCGTGCCCGGCGACCCGTCGTCGACCGCCTTCCTGGCGGTGGCCGCTGCGGGCCTGGACGGATCGGCCATCGAGATCGAGGACGTCGGCCTGAACCCCACGCGCACCGCCCTGTTCGACGTCCTGCGCCGGGCGGGAGCCGACGTGACCACGGCAGTCACCGGCGAGCGGCACGGCGAGCCCGTGGGCAGCGTCCGGATCACGACGGGACGGCGCCTGGACCTCGTGGTCCGGCCGGACGAGGTCCCCCTTCTCATCGACGAACTGCCGGCGCTGGCCGCGCTCGCCACCTTCGGCGGGTCCATCGCGGTCAGCGGCGCCGCCGAGCTCAGGGTCAAGGAAAGCGACCGCATCAGCGCCCTCGTGACGGGCCTGCGCGCCATGGGCGCCGACGCCGACGAGTTCCCCGACGGGTTCGTCGTGCGGGGTTCGCGCCAGCTCACGGGCGGCATCGTGGACGCCGTCCACGATCACCGTCTGGCGATGACCTTCGCGGTCGCGGCCCTGGGCGCGACCCATCCCACCGAGATCCACGGCGCGGAGTCGGCAGCCGTATCGTTTCCGGGCTTCTTCGAGCTGCTGGACGGCCTGCGCGCATGA
- a CDS encoding ATP-binding protein: MTFAPRAVRLDIGSAFDMLDFVEVVGAHMGRMVGFDDDTLHWVSIAVRESVANAMKHGNKGDEEKRVEVEFVAAPPDHPSELIIVVRDQGEGFDPEQVADPLAPENLLKSSGRGIFLIRSFMDEVDLRRAPAGGMEVRMVKRRPAGADTAS; encoded by the coding sequence ATGACGTTTGCTCCCCGCGCCGTCCGGCTGGACATCGGCAGTGCGTTCGACATGCTCGACTTCGTGGAGGTCGTCGGCGCCCACATGGGCCGGATGGTGGGGTTCGACGACGACACGCTGCACTGGGTCAGCATCGCGGTGCGCGAGTCGGTGGCCAACGCGATGAAGCACGGCAACAAGGGCGACGAGGAGAAGCGCGTCGAGGTGGAGTTCGTGGCCGCGCCACCCGATCACCCGTCCGAGCTGATCATCGTCGTGCGCGATCAGGGCGAAGGGTTCGACCCCGAGCAGGTGGCCGACCCGCTGGCGCCCGAGAACCTCTTGAAGTCCAGCGGGCGGGGCATCTTCCTCATCCGCAGCTTCATGGACGAGGTGGACCTGCGGCGCGCGCCGGCCGGCGGCATGGAAGTGCGCATGGTGAAGCGCCGGCCCGCCGGCGCCGACACGGCATCGTGA
- a CDS encoding inositol monophosphatase family protein: protein MTAPDPRFLATAIEVVTAAGAIQRARFGTGVRVDKKGAIDLVTEVDVEVERAARALLTARFPDHDILAEELGGGRSGASHRWVFDPLDGTTNFAHGVPIFCASLALEIDGEAVVGAVYDPIRQELFTAERGVGAWLNGEPIHVSATATLIDALLVTGFPYDVHETLADVMAMFAAYVGQARAIRRLGSAALDLCWVAAGRMDGFWEERLQPWDTRAGALIVEQAGGRVSGMDGRPWDPEGGHLLASNGHLHEQMLTVGAAVRDRRRNETA, encoded by the coding sequence GTGACCGCTCCCGATCCGCGATTCCTCGCCACGGCGATCGAGGTGGTCACGGCCGCCGGCGCCATCCAGCGCGCCCGCTTCGGCACGGGCGTCCGCGTCGACAAGAAGGGCGCCATCGACCTCGTGACCGAGGTGGACGTCGAGGTGGAGCGCGCGGCACGCGCCCTCCTGACGGCGCGCTTTCCCGACCACGACATCCTGGCCGAGGAGTTGGGGGGCGGGCGTTCGGGCGCGTCGCACCGGTGGGTGTTCGACCCGCTCGACGGCACCACGAACTTCGCGCACGGCGTGCCGATCTTCTGCGCGTCGCTCGCCCTGGAGATCGACGGCGAGGCCGTGGTGGGCGCCGTCTACGATCCGATCCGCCAGGAGCTCTTCACGGCCGAGCGCGGCGTCGGGGCCTGGCTGAACGGCGAGCCCATCCACGTCTCGGCCACGGCCACGCTCATCGACGCGCTGCTCGTCACCGGCTTTCCCTACGATGTCCACGAGACGCTGGCCGACGTGATGGCGATGTTCGCGGCCTACGTCGGCCAGGCGCGGGCGATCCGCCGCCTGGGCTCGGCGGCGCTGGATCTCTGCTGGGTCGCGGCGGGACGAATGGACGGGTTCTGGGAGGAGCGGCTCCAGCCCTGGGACACGCGGGCCGGTGCCCTCATCGTCGAGCAGGCCGGCGGACGCGTCTCGGGGATGGACGGCCGGCCGTGGGATCCCGAGGGCGGGCACCTGCTGGCGTCGAACGGTCACCTGCACGAGCAGATGCTGACGGTCGGTGCCGCCGTCCGCGATCGTCGCCGAAACGAGACGGCCTGA